DNA sequence from the Littorina saxatilis isolate snail1 linkage group LG9, US_GU_Lsax_2.0, whole genome shotgun sequence genome:
TCTGCCTGTATCCTTCCTTCAGCTTTTCAATAGCAGCATCTGATGACCCTATTTTCtctgaggaaaaaaagaaaacttctTTCCTAACTGTCTTACTCACATCAACCTCTTTTGACTGCAAGTATTGATGGAGTTCTTCTGGTGACATAACCTTTCGTTTTTTCACCTGCTCCCCATACAGAGATGTCAGTTTTCTTTTTGGTTGGGAGAGAAATCTAGGTAGTTTCCTACTTTCTGATGGCCCTTCTCTTTTCATTCTATTCAATACatcaacataattattatgATGAAATATATGCTCCTCAATGATACCAAGTTGTTCTACACTCCATCTGCTTTGTTGATCCATATCTTGAGGAAGAagttctctctctaattcttcagaaatgctatcttgagacataaatatttagcaaatatagtgacagtaaaaacacttctctcacagaaaacacaactgcACGGCGGGCGAGTCCGGAATGAAATGGCAAAATCACCAGGCTATGTTACAATCAATACCAAGTGGTgggcggacgtgacgtaactgttgctatcacatgatttaatcttgtcttgccattggaggaatcagtatagaagacaagcttgctgtttgtttttaccagatcaatacggtagttatggctagccgaccgacgggcagattggatcaatacgcacgctggctgcaactagttaatatttcaatggaaactaaatttagcgttgcacagagagaaagggggaatgtacgttctgggttactgattccgacagacccggcattggttcaaaacaaccttactttactatattttttttgtatggatttatgcagtatttttctgattttgtcgcatgtttcattttagtaaaagtttagtccagaagcctattttgcgttaatatttagggtctgtcggaatcggtgagccagaacgtacattctccctttctctcaggCATTAATTACTTTGAACAGTGAATTATGTATTTCAACAGGTGAGCACCGGACTGAGGAATTTATCACCAAAGTAAACCCATTCCAGTTGGTTCCTGCCATCAATGACAATGGCTTTCGACTGACAGAAAGGTTTCACCATTTTTCTCtcttatttgtttttgaatcatTGACTTTAAAATCTTGTATCCAACGATCTGGACATGTGCCTTTATTTCACTTTCTTTCCACTATGgcactttttgtttattcatttcATTTCTGTATTGTCACatcactgggaaattcaggtCACTTGCTTGTGCTAATTAAccaggtgagtgtgtgtgtgtgtgtgtgtgtgtgtgtgtgtgtgtgtgtgtgtgtgtgtgtttagggtaATAACAGTACATGTATTGCCATAAGGGAAAGAAAAtgctaaaaaaagaaagaaaaaaaagatgcaaTATATATTTGTTCCTTTTCAGTGAgggaaacaaaatgaaaataaaatgcaatGTTCTTATTCATTATTGCCATAGTGGAGAGataatgaaaaaagaacaatCAATGTACCTTTTTGGTATTAACCATAGttgaaagaaaatgaaataacAAAAATGAACTGTTCTTTAAAATGCAATGTTCTGTTCCAGTATTGTCATACATTACATGtattggaaagaaaatgaaaaaaatcctATGATTCTTGAATTGTCAGTATTGCAAtagtggaaagaaaatgaaataacAAAAAATGAAATGCTCCTTTTAAATGCCATGTTCCTTAATTTTCAGTATTGCCAtattggaaagaaaatgaaacaagtcgcgtaaggcgaaaatacaacatttagtcaagtagctgtcgaactcacagaatgaaactgaacgcaatgcaacgcagcaagaccgtatactcgtagcatcgtcagtccaccgctcatggcaaaggcagtgaaattgacaagaagagcggggtattcgttgcgctgagaaggatagcacgcttttctgtacctctcttcgttttaactttctgagcgtgttttcaatccaaacatatcatatctatatgtcacacgctttccttctttgccactactaaagcaaacgtgtgcaagattgtatgttacacgctttggagcatgtgcaagaacggattcaaactcgaaatcgtccctccaaaagccccaaaatgcacacacgacttttatttctcctgctgttgtcgtgtcttctctttacaaattcttcaacgctgagaatactgaaaacggcatcccagactacagtactgtttccatacgcgagtttagcttcccttggaaagtggctcgctcaggaggcctgttagtctgaaactagaaggacagagttctgaacatagatgacaaagaccccggaaagaacaaacatttcacggatgcagacacagaaagacgtcatgaagaatggaatgcttcaaaagatacagactgtgacgatgactgtgacgtcattcacatataccgagacgtcattcatagttgttcgttcactttcgtcaaaaagtagatctctccacaatggctgctcctgtgtttaggtttatcaagcgtgagtacgcaaaacgtgtttgttctctcctctgttgaagctgtgagacataatcgccattacgagctagtcgtgtgacagagagtgttcttgcacactcgactgctgctgtttcactccggctaaagccgtcgtgaaacatctacagtctcgtgtgcaagaaaactctctgtcacacgactagctcgtaatagcgggtaatgtttttggaatcaggaaccgacaaggaataagatgaaagtgtttttaaattgatttcgaaaatttaattttgatcataatttttatatttttaattttcagagcttgtttttaatccaaatataacatatttatatgtttttgggatcagaaaatgatggagaataagatgaacgtaaatttggatcgttttataaaaatttttttttttttacaattttcagatttttaatgaccaaagtcattaattatttttaaagccaccaagctgaaatgcaataccgaagtccgggctttgtcagagattacttgaccaaaatttcaacgaatttggttgaaaaatgagagcgtgacagtgccgcctcaactttcacgaaaagccggatatgacgtcatcaaagacatttataaaaaaaatgaaaaaaacgtctgaggatatcatacccaggaactctcatgtcaaatttcataaagatcggtcaagtagtttagtctgaatcgctctacacgcacgcacacacacacatacaccacaccctcgtctcgattcccccctctacgttaaaacatttagtcaaaacttgactaaatgtaaaaacaaaacacaatgttccTTTTCAGTACTGTGGACCCCCCCGGCCCACCCCCCcttccttttttacatttagtcaagttttgactaaatgttttaacatagagggggaatcgagacgagggtcgtggtgtatgtgtgtgtgtgtgtgtgtgtgtgtgtgtgtctgtctgtgcgtgtgtgtgtgtagagcgattcagagtacaCTACTGGATCGACCgacctttatgaaattttacatgagagttcctgggtatgatatccccagatgtttttttaattttttcgataaatgtctttgatgacgtcatatccggctttttataaaagttgaggcggcacgtactgtcacaccctcatttttcaataaaattgattgaaattttggccaagcaatcttcaacgaaggccggaatttggtattgcatttcaccttggaggcttaaaaattaattaatgactttggtcattaaaaatcagaaaattgtaattaaaattaatttttcataaaacgatccaaaattacgttcatcgtattcttcatcattttctgattccaaaaacatataaatgtgttatattcggattaaaaacaagctctgaaaattaaaaattaaaaaattatcattaaaattaaatttccgaaatcgatttaaaaacaataccatcttattccttgtcggttcctgattcccaaaacatatagatatgatatgtttggattaaaaacacgctcagaaaaatcaaacgaagagaggtgcagcacagcgaaaccactaccgcgctaaacaggctcgccagtttcactgcgttttgcacaagcggcggactacggtcattgttaagaaatgcagtgcgttcagtttcattctgtgagttctactaaatgtagtaatttcgcctaacgcgacttgtttaattttttttttttatagaaaaCCAGGTTTTAAAAATGGGGGGGTAAATtaacagaggttgtgaacagaataTCTGACAAAACTGGGAGTCTTAAATCCTTTGTATTGccacaatgaaaagaaaatgaaaacaaaaatccaatGACCAATGTTTCATTTCAGTATTGCCATAGTGGAATACTTGATGAACACCAGGAAGCTGGCTAACCACTGGTACCCTCCCCACACTGACCCCAAGAGACGGGCGCGGGTCACCGAGTATCTTCACTGGCAGCATTTTAACACCAGGGGGAACTGCGCTAGCCTCTTCCAGTACTTGGTGAGTTTATCGTACATCTTCACTTTGATGgtgcattttttttcaatttcattttcattactttattgtcccatcattgggaaattcgggtcgcttcctcccagtggaaagctagcagcaacggagtcgtgCTAcgcaggtgtctgcgtgtttaggtgtattcagccacctgcacttatggcagaatgaccaaggtcttttacgtgccattgtggtgacacaggggtgggacatggcttccgtctctgggtcttcacataaagttgacctgtgtccgtcccggtccgaattcgaacctgcgaccttccgatcacaagtccagtgctctaccaactgagctaccgggcccctgaGCTACAGTGCAGGAGTCACAGCATTgctgaagcaacaatttgtatTTTCGTAGCATATTACcaaaattaatttgtttttgaCTCCTCGTGggaaagtcaatgaaacttggcattttttttttatggcatGACTGGAAGCgctaggggctccgtgcacctggacgtGACAAGTTCAGTAACATTAAAAGCACACAGCATTTGTTTAAGAGTGTGTGAGCAATGTTTTTTTgcttattattttgtattttcatTGTTAAAAGTAAAGTTAACCCTTTCAGAAAATGATAGGGTGGGATAGGTAAGTAATAcatgttgtttttgtcgttATTGAAAAGCGCTCAAGTATAGTAAATCTGCACCCAGTTAGTGCTTTCtccatagtgtgtgtgtgtgtgtgtgtgtgtgtgtgtgtgtgtgtgttgaaaataataaaataaaaggggggggggggggtgttcccaTGAACAAATAGGGCGGGTTGGTTTACATTTCCTTTTTCTtgcggagaggggggggggggggggggggggggcaggcttTATTGAAATGAATCTTTTGATTTGACTTAGGTTGACTTGATGTTGCATTGCCCATCCTCTCTTTATTCCGAATACACTGCACTGACAAGAAACCAAGCATGAAGTTTTGAGtcaaatgtaaaaaatcaaaacaaccttcttcttttttcagcTGATTATTCCGAGAGCCACGGGAAAACCAGTTGACCAGACCAAAGTCGCCAAGGGGAGAGAAAGCGTGCGTAAAGTCATTAAAAACCTGGAGAGTTACTACCTCCGCGACACGCCCTTTATCTCCAGCGATGTCATCACAGCCGCGGATATCTTTGGTGCATGCGAACTGATGCAGCTATACGCTGTGTTGGAAGAGAATTTGTACGAGAGCAGTCCCATCGTCAAGGCTTGGATGGAGCGAGTTCGCCAAGAGACCAACCCTGTGTTTGATGATGCCCATAAGATGGTGTACAGAGTCAGAGACATGTATAAAGGGATGGCAAAACTGTGAAAGAAAGAGGGGTATGCTTGTCGTGTGGGGCGCGACCACTGAAGTAAGGATTGTCACAGCTCAGCGCACAGCTGGTGACTGCTATGCTTCTGAGAGAAAATAATCAAGATTAATTGTAAACAGGACAGATAACAAAAGAacaaatttaaagaaaaaaaattgtaggAGAGAAGGAAAAGATTTAAAAATATTTGTTCAACAGAATAGCAAGAGGAAATATTTTTACATAAGAGACTAACAACTATTTGTGTTTGTGCCCAATATCATGTTACATGTTTGAACATTCGGTGTTAAAAGCTAGCCTCTGCACCCAATTTCCAGATTTTTGatggttttgaaaaaaaggagcATTAATTATAAAAGGAAACATAATGAAGAAAAGTACCGAAAGCTTTGAAAAATAAGAAGCTTATTTTTGATGCCCAAAGAACTGGTGTGAGCATTTTGACTAAAATAGTTATTTTATATGCCATTACTGTTCAGTTGTAccgatggagagagagggtagTTTGATATCCCATCATTGTTTTTATGTGTAATGACTAATAATGTATTGTGTGAGTTGAATGTGTCAATGTGAATTATGTTGTTGATAAACAGAAGATTGTGTTGAAATTAACCATTATTAAAAAAAGGAAATGAAcatggatatatatataatgtcaTGTGTAGTTTGTTTTTGAGAGCGTATAATCTTTCTGCTgatgcagggatggccaaatctcaaagttgtaactcgccagccgggcgagtaacttcaagaaagtcacgtACTAGCCTGGCAGAAATTTCCCTGGCCCGGTTGataccacagttgatctgcagtgtttacatatggctttaaaactctATATGACAACCAAAAGGGTCGCATTTGAACAGAACAGCCGGGCGATTTGCCaagcggtttctactagcccggcggattttttacttgcccctggcgaccgggcggacgatttggccgtCCCTGTGATaagcttttcatttttttctcgcTCTGAGGTCAATaggcagggctccccaaactaTGCACCCCTCAGTGCGTCCTATTCGCACTTGACGCCCAAAACACGCACTAGAAATTCGGAGGGATCCCTGGAGGCACTAAACCTAAAAAGAGCCggtcccaggacgcactaaatGTTGGTTATCGTTCGTACCCTAGGGTACTTTTTTCAGACAGTAGTCTATAGCTAGTGCAAGCACCTGCAATGCCAATTTAACATGggaacaacatgggaaggagaCTGGAGCAGATGTAGACCATCTATAACTCTGctgtgggggtccatggaccctttACAAATTCAAAGTTGGAGTCCCAGCTGACCGGCCTCAAAGTGGACCgcctgtggggagccctggtagttttgtgtgtgtatttgattCCATTTTGAATTAAAATCTAcacaatatttttgttttgtttagatctttttctctgtcagtctgtcactcacacacacacacgtgcgcgcgcacacacacacacacactggcccACACCCACCATGTACCAATGCACCCCCCTGACTTCATTATCGCCAAGAAAAATGCTTATAATCAGCTGTATACGTGTTGCATAACTTcattacaaaaaaacaagagatgttaaaactttaaaaacaaaacaaaaaaacaatcaccCTTTGCATAAATCAttaaatggtctatggtcacacacacacgataccAAGGAAGACAACCTTAAATTAGCACTGACTCAAAAGTTCTAGAAGTGTTCTCCCTTGCCATTTCCGGCGTTGCATAACCAGCGCGAAACTCTTGTTataaaaaacacacctcttgctTGTTCTGTCAAAGTATTTAGAGCCGACACCTCATGCTGACATCATGTCTCTCAACAAATTCGTTGTACGCCAAAAACGGAAGCGCACAGGAGCAGCTGGTTCTAAAAGCGGAACCGAAACTGCTGGGAAGTTCCTAAAACGGGAAACCGAAACTTGGTCGacgaaacagagagaaacagaaactgAAACTAGAAGCACAGCTCAGCATTTTTCCAAACTGAAAGCTGGTTCAGCGAAAGACCCAACTACTCTCGATAAAGTTGACTCACCACTTACATGGCACAAAATTCGTGCGCAAAATCTGGACTTGGATTATGTCAGGCTGTATAAAAGGagcgaagcagacgacatattGCGGGCGTTGGAAGAAACGGTCACATACAACACGGGCCAGCAAGCACAAGTGTTGATGTTCGGCAAATGGGTGGACATTCCTCGCAAGCAGGTAAAACTTAGAACTTGGTAGAAACAACTAGTAGTTTAGTGGCACCATGACAACAGAACCCTTTTAACAATCTTAGGAAATCAGGTCTAGAGATGATATGAAAAAAAATAAGGGTCTTAAAAAACTTAAAAGTATGATGTCAAGAAggggttccacagtattattagATGTTATTTGATCGAATGCTCTTGAAAACTGGAGACATTCTTGCAAATTTGTATGAACTTGCAGCTGCTATTAAATTGGTGTACGGGGTGTGCAGTTTCAAAGATCGAGCTATGAAAATCTTTTACATGCTGATTGTTCTGTTCTCATTTATTTTATCAGCTTCAAAATGTTTGTGCAAGCTAGATGAGGGTGCATCATATGTATTATGAACGGGTTGGATTATACTCTATTGTTTTGCTTCATAATTATTTAAATAGTGTTCACCATGCACGAGCCAAGAAGCTTAGCTGAACGCAACACTCAATATGTTTTTGGTTGCAATATTAATAATGATTACTGAACATTTATTGCGAAATGATCAAGTTTTTGCACAATTCAAATGCGGATAGTCAAACTTTGCAAGGCTTGCATGTGCACATATGTAGCCATTATAATTCTCAAAAGTCAGAATTGATTAGCCTACAGCTTTTGCAAAACCATTTTCTAACTTGACACATGCAGGTAGTTGGCCTTTTCTTCAATTTATTGGGAATGACACAATGTGGAACATGAAGtgttaaaatgtaaaaaaacacacacacaaaaacagaaaaaaatctgCGTCATCCGTTTTCCTTTATTTTTCCTGAAACATTATCCCATCTGTGCAACTCCATGCTGTACAATTGTATACTCACAATCATCTTCCCTGAAACGTGATCAAAAGTAATTTCAAAGAGTATtaatttctgagcgtgtttgagCATGTCATTGTATGCATGTTGTCAAATAATGGCAGTGCAATGGAAGCCGCTTTTAAGACGTTCACAAATTGGAAAACAAGTCttaaataaaaagcaaaagaaATCTTCAGATACATTGAcagactagaggaatacccgcttcgccgggtagccggcttcgccgggatgaaatacttagagccgtacgccggctttgccgggtccgaacaatggacccgccaagcttaggtccctccc
Encoded proteins:
- the LOC138975665 gene encoding glutathione S-transferase theta-1-like isoform X1 gives rise to the protein MALQYFYDLLSQPSRAVYMILRLNKIPYEDKQVALRKGEHRTEEFITKVNPFQLVPAINDNGFRLTESIAIVEYLMNTRKLANHWYPPHTDPKRRARVTEYLHWQHFNTRGNCASLFQYLLIIPRATGKPVDQTKVAKGRESVRKVIKNLESYYLRDTPFISSDVITAADIFGACELMQLYAVLEENLYESSPIVKAWMERVRQETNPVFDDAHKMVYRVRDMYKGMAKL
- the LOC138975665 gene encoding glutathione S-transferase theta-1-like isoform X2 — encoded protein: MALKYYYDLMSQPCRAVYMFLRLNKIPHEEKKTDLRKGEHRTEEFITKVNPFQLVPAINDNGFRLTESIAIVEYLMNTRKLANHWYPPHTDPKRRARVTEYLHWQHFNTRGNCASLFQYLLIIPRATGKPVDQTKVAKGRESVRKVIKNLESYYLRDTPFISSDVITAADIFGACELMQLYAVLEENLYESSPIVKAWMERVRQETNPVFDDAHKMVYRVRDMYKGMAKL